One window of the Desulfobacterales bacterium genome contains the following:
- the infC gene encoding translation initiation factor IF-3: MTVSRRPQKQRTNINEEIRAREVRLIGPDGSQVGVVSIREALALAADHSLDLVELSPTATPPVCKIMDYGRYKYELTKKQQEAKKKQSTFQLKEIKIRPKTGDHDLEVKIGHIRRFIERKDKVKVTVIFRGREITLSNLGRELLKKIADETAEFAEVEQSPKFEGRTMIMVLSPK, from the coding sequence ATAACAGTTTCAAGACGACCCCAAAAACAAAGAACAAATATAAACGAAGAAATAAGAGCCAGAGAAGTCCGGTTGATAGGTCCCGACGGGAGTCAGGTCGGCGTCGTTTCAATTCGTGAAGCTCTCGCTCTCGCTGCTGATCACAGCCTTGATCTTGTCGAGCTATCTCCCACTGCAACCCCTCCGGTTTGCAAAATAATGGATTATGGGAGATATAAATACGAACTGACAAAAAAGCAGCAGGAAGCCAAGAAGAAACAGAGCACTTTTCAACTCAAGGAGATTAAAATACGGCCCAAAACCGGAGACCATGATCTTGAGGTAAAAATCGGTCACATCAGGCGATTTATTGAAAGAAAAGACAAAGTCAAGGTTACCGTAATTTTCAGGGGTCGGGAAATAACGCTTTCAAACTTGGGCAGAGAGTTGTTAAAAAAGATTGCGGATGAAACAGCTGAATTTGCGGAAGTGGAACAAAGCCCCAAATTTGAAGGCCGCACAATGATAATGGTGTTATCACCGAAATAA
- the rpmI gene encoding 50S ribosomal protein L35, translated as MPKIKTNRAAAKRFKKTGSGKYIYTKSHASHILTKKTTKRKRSLRKAYVIDKSDMKELRRLLPNG; from the coding sequence ATGCCAAAAATAAAAACAAATCGGGCGGCTGCAAAGCGGTTTAAAAAAACAGGCTCAGGGAAATATATTTATACCAAATCCCATGCAAGCCACATTCTGACCAAAAAAACAACCAAGAGAAAGCGGTCTTTAAGAAAAGCATATGTCATTGACAAATCGGATATGAAAGAATTGAGAAGGCTTCTTCCGAACGGATAA
- the rplT gene encoding 50S ribosomal protein L20 — MRIKRGFKARRRRNKVLKLAKGFRGGHSKLFRTAADSVDKALMYAYRDRKARKRDFRRLWIARINAGVRMNNLPYSKFIHGLKLASIELDRKVLAELAVSDPSGFSKIAALASQQL; from the coding sequence GTGCGTATTAAAAGGGGTTTTAAGGCAAGAAGACGTCGCAATAAGGTATTAAAGCTGGCGAAAGGCTTTCGAGGCGGACACAGCAAATTATTTCGAACGGCCGCTGATTCCGTGGATAAAGCGCTTATGTATGCATATCGTGATCGGAAGGCAAGAAAGCGGGATTTCAGAAGGCTCTGGATTGCCCGCATCAATGCAGGTGTCCGAATGAATAATCTGCCATACAGTAAATTCATTCACGGATTAAAGCTTGCCAGTATTGAGCTTGACAGGAAGGTCCTGGCGGAGCTGGCAGTCTCTGATCCATCAGGTTTTTCTAAAATCGCAGCACTTGCATCGCAGCAGCTCTAA
- the pheS gene encoding phenylalanine--tRNA ligase subunit alpha, giving the protein MEKSIEQIYAEALKELETASDQDSIAALSTRYLGRKGIITLFLRNIAKLPPDQRPRAGEKANEVKKILEKTFNDTLKCIETEASKVVDFIDVSLPGRIEQAGSLHPISQVAQQICGIFANLGFEIAEGPEVETDYYNFEALNIPKDHPARDMQDTFYVSDNIVLRTQTSPMQIRVMEKQSPPVRIIAPGKVYRCDSDLTHTPMFNQVEGLLVDRGVSFGDLKGILTTFIHQMFDDQIRLRFRPSFFPFTEPSAEVDILCVMCRGAGCRVCSQTGWLEILGAGMVHPAVFENVGYDTSRYTGFAFGMGIERIAMLKYGIDDIRKFYENDLRFLRQF; this is encoded by the coding sequence GTGGAAAAATCTATAGAGCAGATTTATGCAGAGGCGTTGAAAGAACTTGAAACCGCTTCTGATCAAGACAGTATAGCAGCGCTTTCAACCCGATATCTGGGGCGGAAAGGTATCATAACTCTTTTTTTGAGAAATATAGCCAAGCTGCCGCCGGACCAGCGTCCCAGGGCTGGGGAAAAAGCAAACGAAGTTAAAAAAATACTGGAAAAAACGTTCAACGATACGTTGAAGTGCATTGAGACGGAAGCTTCCAAGGTCGTAGACTTCATCGACGTGTCTCTTCCGGGCAGAATTGAACAGGCGGGATCTTTGCATCCCATTTCTCAGGTCGCTCAGCAGATCTGCGGTATTTTCGCAAATCTGGGGTTTGAGATTGCCGAAGGCCCGGAGGTCGAAACGGACTATTATAATTTTGAAGCATTAAATATTCCTAAAGACCATCCGGCACGCGACATGCAGGACACATTCTATGTGTCAGACAATATCGTTCTGAGAACTCAGACATCACCCATGCAGATCCGTGTTATGGAGAAGCAGTCTCCACCGGTTCGAATCATCGCGCCGGGCAAGGTTTATCGATGTGACTCAGATTTGACCCATACCCCCATGTTCAATCAGGTGGAAGGCTTGCTGGTGGACAGGGGCGTCAGCTTTGGGGACCTGAAAGGCATCTTGACAACATTTATTCATCAAATGTTTGATGATCAGATCCGCCTCAGATTCCGCCCCAGTTTTTTCCCATTTACAGAGCCGAGTGCAGAGGTGGATATTCTGTGCGTCATGTGCAGGGGCGCCGGCTGTCGTGTGTGTTCTCAGACCGGATGGCTTGAAATACTGGGTGCTGGCATGGTGCATCCGGCTGTTTTTGAAAATGTGGGGTACGATACGTCCCGCTATACTGGATTTGCTTTTGGAATGGGTATTGAACGCATTGCCATGCTCAAATATGGAATTGATGATATTCGTAAATTCTATGAAAACGATCTCAGATTTTTAAGGCAATTTTGA
- the pheT gene encoding phenylalanine--tRNA ligase subunit beta: protein MKVSLSWLKQYVPVEMDAKDLAESLTMAGLEVESIYDHYDYLSSVVVGRIVDITCHPNAEKLHLCKVDAGNKMLSVVCGASNIKKGMVVPLALPGTVLPNGTILKKTVIRGEASEGMLCSENELGIGTDSNGIMALADTLPSGQCLSKALKLSDPVLDIDLTPNRPDCLSIVGIAREAAAIRKTRLNYPDIILPDAEGDIADLTSVTIEAPEFCHRYTVRVLENVTIAPSPPWLRNRLLSIGVRPINNIVDVTNFVMMETGQPLHAFDFDRLAEHRIVVRTATDGEMFKTLDQKERKLADDMLLICDGRKPIAIAGVMGGYDSEIKSDTRRILLESACFAPSNIRKAAKKLGLATEASHRFERGVDPEGTIKAINRAAQLIGDLAEAILIGGIIDQNPVKAVKKTIPLNVGQTNSRLGLHLDIAKMAQLLSSVGFRTNNETDETLNVTVPSFRVDVTREVDLSEEVARLSGYDTIPTTYPLIPAERRGSSILFDLRNKIRQLMTGFGFSETINYSFISKHSCDRMRLPADDPKRNQIIILNPISEDQAVMRSSLIPGLMETAHRNISQQVKHLKIFETGKIFISTGKDHLPKETEIIAGLWTGSKHPSCWYSKEIDCDFYDLKGVVEALLRGFGITDTRFTRMKDALCTYTRPGYTAQILFGQRPVGLIGEIHPSVLTNYDLKQTVYIFELDTAALSDSIPSAKIAVPIPKFPSVSRDITLIVSNTVEAQHIPEHIKVMNEALISEIRIVDMYAGEPIPVGKKSLTLRITYRSPSETLEDQTVNEVHKAISDKLLHVFDAMLPT, encoded by the coding sequence ATGAAAGTAAGTTTAAGCTGGCTCAAACAGTATGTCCCTGTAGAAATGGATGCAAAGGATCTGGCTGAATCACTCACTATGGCCGGATTAGAAGTTGAATCGATTTATGACCATTACGACTATCTGTCGTCTGTAGTCGTTGGCCGGATTGTAGACATAACTTGTCATCCAAATGCAGAAAAACTTCATCTCTGCAAAGTTGATGCCGGCAATAAAATGCTTTCGGTTGTATGCGGCGCTTCGAACATTAAAAAAGGGATGGTTGTGCCGTTGGCTCTTCCCGGCACAGTTCTTCCAAACGGAACGATTCTTAAAAAAACAGTTATACGCGGCGAAGCGTCTGAAGGCATGCTGTGCAGCGAAAACGAACTGGGGATCGGCACAGATTCAAACGGGATCATGGCGCTTGCCGACACACTGCCTTCAGGGCAATGCCTGTCAAAGGCTCTCAAACTTTCAGATCCGGTTCTGGACATTGATTTGACACCCAACCGGCCGGACTGCCTCAGCATCGTTGGCATTGCCAGAGAGGCTGCGGCTATCCGAAAAACCCGACTCAATTACCCGGATATCATCCTTCCAGATGCGGAAGGGGATATAGCTGATTTGACTTCCGTCACCATTGAAGCGCCGGAGTTCTGTCATAGATATACGGTAAGAGTACTTGAAAACGTCACCATCGCACCATCGCCTCCGTGGCTTCGGAACAGACTGCTTTCGATCGGTGTGCGTCCCATCAATAATATTGTCGATGTCACCAATTTCGTAATGATGGAAACCGGGCAACCGCTTCATGCATTTGATTTTGATCGTCTCGCTGAGCACCGGATCGTCGTTCGAACGGCGACTGATGGTGAAATGTTCAAAACACTGGATCAGAAAGAACGAAAACTGGCCGATGATATGCTTTTGATCTGTGATGGCAGAAAACCGATTGCCATCGCCGGTGTAATGGGTGGCTATGATTCTGAAATCAAATCCGATACCCGCCGGATTCTGCTGGAAAGCGCCTGCTTCGCCCCATCCAATATTCGTAAAGCGGCAAAAAAATTGGGGCTTGCCACCGAGGCTTCACATCGTTTTGAGCGAGGTGTTGATCCTGAGGGAACGATAAAGGCGATCAACCGGGCCGCCCAGCTGATTGGCGACCTCGCGGAAGCCATTCTGATTGGCGGTATAATCGATCAAAATCCGGTTAAAGCCGTTAAAAAGACAATCCCATTGAATGTCGGACAAACCAATTCTCGACTTGGCCTGCATCTTGATATTGCCAAAATGGCTCAACTTTTAAGTTCCGTCGGTTTCAGGACGAACAACGAAACAGATGAAACGCTTAACGTAACCGTCCCTTCATTCAGAGTGGATGTGACCCGGGAGGTAGATCTCAGCGAAGAGGTGGCCCGTCTATCCGGCTATGATACAATTCCAACTACATATCCGCTCATACCGGCGGAAAGACGGGGATCTTCGATCCTTTTCGATCTCAGAAATAAAATTAGACAATTGATGACCGGATTTGGATTCTCTGAAACGATTAACTACAGCTTTATCAGTAAGCATTCGTGTGATCGAATGCGTTTGCCCGCTGATGATCCAAAGCGGAATCAGATAATCATTTTAAATCCGATCTCAGAAGATCAGGCCGTCATGAGAAGCTCTCTGATACCAGGTCTGATGGAAACCGCACACCGAAATATATCCCAGCAGGTCAAACATCTGAAAATTTTTGAAACAGGTAAAATTTTTATCAGTACCGGAAAAGACCATTTGCCAAAGGAAACTGAAATCATTGCCGGATTATGGACGGGCTCAAAACACCCTTCCTGCTGGTACAGCAAGGAAATCGACTGTGATTTTTATGACCTCAAAGGCGTAGTGGAAGCCCTTTTGCGTGGTTTCGGTATAACCGATACCCGATTTACCCGTATGAAGGATGCTCTCTGCACATATACCAGACCCGGCTACACGGCACAAATCTTGTTCGGGCAAAGACCTGTCGGCCTTATTGGGGAAATTCATCCATCCGTATTGACCAATTATGACTTAAAACAAACCGTATATATCTTCGAACTCGATACCGCTGCCCTGAGCGACTCGATTCCTTCGGCAAAGATAGCCGTGCCGATACCCAAATTTCCATCGGTTTCCAGAGATATTACATTAATCGTATCCAATACGGTCGAAGCCCAGCATATTCCTGAGCATATTAAAGTCATGAATGAAGCGCTTATTTCAGAGATCCGTATAGTTGACATGTATGCCGGGGAGCCGATTCCTGTGGGTAAAAAAAGTCTTACACTGAGGATTACTTACAGGTCGCCGTCAGAAACCCTGGAAGACCAGACGGTCAATGAAGTTCATAAGGCTATATCTGATAAACTGTTACATGTGTTTGATGCGATGTTACCCACTTAA
- a CDS encoding MerR family transcriptional regulator has product MGKEVISQSTLPDKLYFRIGEVSKLSGIPAYVLRFWEMEFSTISPKRTPTGQRLYRKGDVERILQIKHLLYDKKYTIQGAKRYLRSSRHSSPDIVDDILMELKDIRDLLD; this is encoded by the coding sequence ATGGGCAAAGAAGTGATATCCCAATCCACTTTACCGGACAAACTTTATTTTCGAATCGGTGAGGTCAGCAAGCTGTCAGGGATTCCGGCCTATGTATTGCGATTCTGGGAAATGGAATTTTCAACCATTTCACCTAAGCGTACCCCTACCGGTCAACGTCTGTACCGAAAAGGTGATGTAGAACGTATCCTTCAGATAAAGCATTTGCTTTACGATAAAAAATATACCATTCAAGGCGCCAAGCGATATTTGCGCTCTTCACGGCATTCATCCCCTGATATCGTCGATGATATTCTTATGGAATTGAAGGACATTCGGGATTTGCTTGATTAG
- a CDS encoding ribosome maturation factor RimP produces MNAKKKQRGSKRPSAVKPVNNPENNDQLVDQVTGLLEPLCMAEGLELVHVEYQYESRGNILRIYLDKAGGITLDNCVNISHQMNDLLDVHLETREAFLLEVSSPGSNRPVGRLSDFQKFKGQSARIRTSRPIDGQKNFKGILMGLSGETVMLLANDKTINIPYGDIARARLENYNGES; encoded by the coding sequence GTGAACGCAAAAAAAAAACAAAGGGGCAGTAAACGGCCATCTGCCGTAAAACCGGTGAACAACCCGGAAAATAACGACCAGCTTGTCGATCAGGTCACCGGCCTGCTGGAGCCTTTGTGCATGGCTGAAGGCCTGGAACTGGTCCATGTTGAATACCAGTATGAATCAAGGGGGAACATTCTGCGGATTTACCTTGACAAAGCCGGGGGAATTACACTGGATAATTGTGTGAATATTTCGCATCAGATGAACGATCTTTTGGATGTCCATCTGGAAACCAGGGAAGCATTCCTTCTCGAAGTATCATCACCTGGATCGAATCGACCGGTAGGCAGGCTCAGTGATTTTCAAAAATTTAAGGGGCAGTCTGCAAGAATCAGAACTTCCCGCCCTATTGACGGGCAGAAAAATTTCAAGGGTATTTTGATGGGGCTTTCAGGTGAAACGGTAATGCTGTTGGCAAATGATAAAACAATCAATATTCCTTATGGTGATATAGCCAGAGCACGACTGGAGAATTATAACGGAGAAAGCTGA
- the nusA gene encoding transcription termination factor NusA, with amino-acid sequence MFITDIKRVIDQVSRDKGIDREILVKALEEALKSAAKKRFGNKIDIEVKYNEETGEIEVFQFKEVVEEVAEPDIQISLEEAYTLDPECEIGDSLGTKMDTSTFGRIAAQSAKQVIIQKMRDAERSAVYSSFIERKGEIINGIVQRFDHNDTIVNLGQTEAILPSREQVPKETYRRGDRIRAYILNVLSDTRGPQIILSRTHPNFLSNLFKTEVPEISEGVVKIMGAAREPGSRSKIAVASSDSDIDPVGACVGMKGSRVQNVVQELRGEKIDIVTWHPDMAKFVCNALAPADISRVVIDEDNHSMEVIVPDESLSVAIGKKGQNVRLASKLTGWRLDVKSESKYSKTLKAGYESLVSLPGITISLADALYEKGFYSAEELAQCNLEDLTQIPGITEVDANRIIESARQHRELEQQTDTEPRKTDSGDTSESGIILPDTKIHEDS; translated from the coding sequence ATGTTTATAACAGATATCAAACGCGTTATTGATCAGGTCAGCCGGGATAAGGGGATCGATCGGGAAATTTTAGTTAAGGCACTCGAAGAGGCTTTAAAGTCAGCTGCCAAAAAACGATTTGGCAATAAAATTGATATCGAGGTAAAATACAATGAAGAAACCGGCGAAATAGAAGTTTTTCAATTTAAGGAGGTTGTGGAAGAAGTTGCCGAACCCGATATTCAAATCAGTCTCGAGGAAGCCTATACTCTGGATCCGGAATGTGAAATCGGGGACAGCCTGGGCACAAAAATGGACACATCCACATTTGGAAGGATAGCTGCCCAATCGGCTAAGCAGGTTATAATTCAAAAAATGCGGGATGCCGAACGAAGCGCTGTTTACTCAAGTTTTATCGAACGTAAAGGTGAAATCATCAATGGTATTGTACAACGATTTGACCATAACGATACGATCGTGAACCTGGGACAAACGGAGGCCATACTTCCTTCCCGGGAACAGGTCCCCAAGGAAACCTACCGGCGTGGTGATCGAATCAGAGCATACATACTCAACGTTTTGTCTGATACACGTGGCCCTCAAATCATTCTTTCTCGAACTCATCCGAATTTTTTAAGCAATTTGTTTAAAACGGAGGTCCCGGAGATCAGCGAAGGGGTCGTCAAAATCATGGGAGCCGCACGGGAGCCCGGCAGCAGATCAAAAATAGCTGTGGCATCGAGCGATTCGGATATCGATCCGGTAGGCGCATGCGTCGGAATGAAAGGCAGCCGGGTGCAAAACGTAGTACAGGAACTCAGAGGTGAAAAAATCGACATCGTGACGTGGCATCCGGATATGGCAAAGTTTGTCTGCAATGCCCTTGCTCCGGCTGACATATCAAGAGTCGTTATCGACGAGGACAACCATTCAATGGAAGTGATCGTTCCTGATGAGTCACTTTCCGTAGCCATTGGGAAAAAAGGGCAGAATGTTCGGCTGGCCAGCAAACTGACCGGATGGCGACTTGATGTCAAGAGCGAATCGAAATACAGTAAAACATTAAAAGCAGGCTATGAATCGTTGGTGTCCCTTCCAGGCATTACCATCAGTCTGGCAGATGCACTGTATGAAAAAGGATTTTATTCTGCCGAAGAACTGGCTCAATGCAATCTGGAGGATTTAACTCAAATCCCGGGAATTACCGAAGTAGATGCGAACCGTATCATTGAATCAGCCAGACAACATCGTGAGCTGGAACAGCAGACGGATACTGAACCACGAAAAACCGATTCAGGGGATACATCGGAAAGCGGAATCATATTACCGGACACAAAAATTCATGAAGACAGCTGA
- the infB gene encoding translation initiation factor IF-2, which yields MAKIRVYELARDLNMQNKDLLDKLSEMGIRVRSHMSSLDKETIGKIKAGLHGSGKDSVEDKRVKSTVIRRRRIEIKPEPVLSEARQPSENRDEEKTVIPEAVSEEVQVPEATESTEAIEAPESTAIVADPEAIAATAFPEVTEIKSSEAAEEFKAAEETPEERKAEKPEPVSEPALEPVTPPRKAAVVPKPRKSRKHEPAKIIRLGVVQPKEALKTKAEEPKERIKPTGKVIPKRELEPEISKPKPSLKKSVPQIEAEEEKPKKKWKRKPEEPVDDRKFFKKKISFRRKEIVEGAALYSAKQLPRKGRKGAVAKAAAQTEKPHITIPKAIKRRVKIDDTIILSELAKRMGIKAAEMIKKLMGLGVMATVNQTIDFETATLVATEFNYEVEKASFEEETVMRAERDDPSTLIERPPVVTIMGHVDHGKTSLLDVIRKTKITEYEAGGITQHIGAYYVSTGKGQIVFLDTPGHEAFTAMRARGAMVTDLVVLVVAADDGVMPQTIEAINHSKACGVPIIVAINKIDKANADLDRVQRELSEIGLIPESWGGDTIFVKVSAKKNQGIDELLEMILLQAELLELKANPDKLAKGHVIEAKLDSGRGPVATVLVQEGTLHVGDSVVCGVCYGKVRAMHNDRGVQTTSAGPSIPVEIIGLSGVPQAGDEFTVLADEKDAKQVSAYRTQKQRAQELAKTSRLSLEKLYEQMQKGEIKDLNLIIKGDVSGSIEALRDSLIKLSNEEVNIHIVHSATGTITESDVSLAAVSDSIIVGFNVRPTPKVQSLADEENVDIRYYDIIYNAIQEIKDAIVGLMASTFKEQVLGRAEVREVFHVPKVGAIAGCYVTDGKIERGQLARLIRDGIVRYNGKISSLRRFKDDVKEAHSGYECGISLENYNDIKLDDVIECYYMEEIKPELV from the coding sequence ATGGCAAAGATCAGAGTTTATGAGCTTGCCAGGGATCTTAATATGCAGAATAAGGATCTCCTTGATAAGTTAAGCGAGATGGGAATCCGCGTAAGGAGCCACATGAGCTCTCTGGATAAAGAAACAATCGGCAAGATTAAAGCCGGCCTTCACGGGTCCGGCAAGGATTCCGTAGAAGACAAGCGGGTCAAGTCCACAGTAATTCGAAGGCGGCGCATAGAAATCAAGCCCGAACCGGTTCTGAGTGAAGCCCGGCAGCCGTCTGAAAACAGGGACGAAGAAAAAACGGTTATCCCCGAAGCCGTTTCAGAAGAGGTACAGGTGCCTGAAGCAACTGAATCAACTGAAGCAATTGAAGCGCCTGAGTCGACAGCCATCGTCGCGGATCCCGAAGCAATCGCCGCTACAGCTTTTCCTGAAGTGACTGAAATAAAGTCTTCCGAAGCGGCAGAAGAATTTAAAGCGGCAGAAGAAACGCCGGAAGAACGCAAAGCGGAGAAACCTGAACCTGTATCCGAACCCGCACTTGAACCGGTTACCCCCCCACGGAAAGCAGCTGTTGTCCCGAAGCCCAGAAAATCAAGAAAACATGAGCCGGCAAAAATTATCAGGCTGGGTGTAGTTCAGCCAAAGGAAGCCTTGAAAACCAAAGCGGAGGAACCAAAGGAGCGGATTAAACCGACTGGAAAAGTCATCCCCAAACGCGAACTTGAACCTGAAATTTCTAAACCCAAGCCTTCACTCAAAAAATCTGTTCCACAAATAGAGGCGGAAGAAGAAAAACCTAAAAAGAAGTGGAAGAGAAAACCGGAAGAACCCGTCGACGACCGTAAATTTTTCAAAAAGAAAATTAGCTTTCGACGAAAAGAAATCGTTGAAGGGGCAGCGCTTTATTCCGCCAAACAATTGCCCAGGAAGGGGCGCAAAGGTGCTGTAGCAAAAGCGGCAGCGCAGACTGAAAAGCCTCACATCACCATTCCCAAAGCGATTAAGCGTCGGGTAAAAATTGACGATACCATTATTCTTTCAGAACTGGCCAAACGAATGGGGATCAAAGCCGCTGAAATGATTAAAAAGCTTATGGGGTTAGGCGTCATGGCGACCGTTAACCAGACCATTGATTTTGAAACGGCCACTCTGGTAGCAACAGAATTTAATTACGAAGTCGAAAAAGCCTCATTTGAAGAAGAGACCGTCATGCGGGCAGAACGCGATGATCCATCCACGCTGATCGAAAGGCCTCCTGTTGTAACCATTATGGGGCATGTTGATCATGGCAAGACCTCACTTCTTGACGTCATCCGTAAAACGAAAATAACCGAATATGAGGCCGGGGGAATCACTCAGCATATCGGTGCCTATTACGTATCAACGGGAAAAGGCCAAATCGTCTTCCTCGATACACCCGGCCATGAGGCATTTACGGCCATGAGGGCCAGGGGCGCCATGGTCACTGACCTTGTCGTGCTGGTTGTCGCTGCCGATGACGGGGTAATGCCTCAAACCATCGAGGCAATCAATCATTCGAAAGCATGCGGGGTACCGATCATTGTCGCCATCAATAAAATTGATAAGGCCAATGCCGATCTGGATCGTGTCCAGCGGGAACTTTCCGAAATAGGTCTGATCCCGGAAAGCTGGGGGGGGGATACTATTTTTGTAAAAGTATCCGCCAAAAAGAATCAGGGGATTGATGAGCTGCTTGAAATGATACTGCTTCAGGCCGAATTGCTGGAACTGAAAGCCAATCCGGACAAGCTGGCTAAGGGTCATGTTATTGAAGCCAAGCTGGATTCCGGTCGGGGTCCCGTGGCAACCGTCCTGGTTCAGGAGGGAACCCTTCATGTCGGAGATTCGGTAGTCTGCGGGGTCTGTTATGGTAAAGTCCGGGCAATGCACAACGACAGGGGCGTCCAGACAACATCTGCAGGGCCGTCCATTCCCGTTGAAATTATCGGCCTTTCCGGTGTGCCGCAGGCCGGGGATGAATTCACCGTTCTTGCCGACGAAAAAGATGCCAAGCAGGTCAGTGCTTACCGGACCCAGAAACAGCGGGCGCAGGAGTTAGCGAAAACCAGCCGTCTGAGCCTGGAAAAATTGTACGAACAGATGCAAAAAGGCGAGATTAAGGACCTGAACCTGATTATTAAAGGGGACGTTAGCGGTTCAATCGAGGCGCTGAGAGATTCTCTGATAAAACTGTCGAATGAAGAAGTCAATATTCATATTGTCCATTCCGCTACGGGGACCATTACAGAATCGGATGTGTCGCTTGCGGCCGTATCCGATTCCATCATCGTCGGGTTTAATGTGCGTCCTACCCCCAAGGTTCAGTCGCTTGCGGATGAAGAAAATGTGGATATCCGTTATTACGACATCATCTACAATGCCATACAGGAAATCAAGGATGCCATTGTAGGCCTGATGGCGTCGACCTTCAAGGAGCAGGTTCTTGGAAGAGCCGAAGTCCGGGAAGTATTTCATGTGCCCAAAGTCGGTGCGATTGCCGGATGCTATGTCACGGATGGTAAAATTGAACGGGGTCAGCTGGCCCGGCTTATCCGGGATGGCATCGTACGCTATAATGGAAAAATTTCATCCCTTCGCCGTTTTAAAGATGATGTCAAAGAAGCTCACAGCGGTTATGAATGTGGGATCAGTCTCGAAAATTATAACGACATTAAACTGGACGATGTCATCGAATGCTATTATATGGAGGAAATCAAACCCGAACTGGTTTAA
- a CDS encoding DUF503 domain-containing protein, with the protein MIAGCGIIIFRIHESHSLKDKRRVVKSIIDRIRNRFNVSMAEVGANDMYQRVEIGFALVGNDPAVINSKIDKLFNSAEALGLAEIIHTEMEIIHL; encoded by the coding sequence ATGATTGCGGGATGTGGAATAATTATATTCAGAATTCATGAATCCCATTCGCTTAAAGACAAGCGCAGGGTTGTCAAATCGATTATTGACCGTATTCGAAACCGCTTCAATGTTTCAATGGCCGAAGTGGGCGCCAACGATATGTATCAGCGGGTGGAGATTGGCTTTGCTCTGGTAGGTAACGACCCGGCAGTAATCAATTCAAAAATTGACAAACTGTTTAACTCGGCAGAAGCTCTGGGGCTTGCCGAAATCATACATACCGAAATGGAAATTATTCATCTATGA
- the rbfA gene encoding 30S ribosome-binding factor RbfA, with amino-acid sequence MTTFSRSDRVGVLIQQVLSDILRKGIQDPRLDLTTISAVKMSRDLRTAKIYFVTSGGDEKREAAEQAFQHALGFIKRSLASQLNLRYMPELKFFYDQSFDYGSHIDRLLKSVQRDDESNPTNSEK; translated from the coding sequence ATGACCACTTTTTCGCGATCTGACAGAGTCGGCGTTTTAATACAACAGGTGTTGTCGGATATCCTGAGAAAAGGCATTCAGGACCCGCGCCTTGATCTGACAACAATCAGCGCTGTAAAAATGTCCCGTGATCTTCGGACAGCAAAAATTTACTTTGTCACGTCCGGAGGCGACGAAAAAAGAGAAGCTGCTGAACAAGCCTTTCAACACGCGCTGGGATTTATTAAACGCAGCCTTGCCAGTCAATTGAATTTAAGATATATGCCAGAGCTTAAATTTTTTTATGATCAATCGTTTGATTACGGATCACATATAGATCGCTTATTAAAATCAGTTCAACGTGATGATGAATCAAATCCAACAAATTCTGAAAAATAG